From the Corynebacterium zhongnanshanii genome, the window TTCAACCCATCGATCAAAGATCCGACCCTCAACAGACGCCAACCCCGCCAACGAGCCAAACACATGTGACCCCTGAAAATCCTGCCGACGACCCACACCATCACCAAGACCATACTCATCACTGACCGGATACCCCATCCGACCAGCCTCCCAACCATTACGCGCCCACACGGTAGAAAAGTGAGTAGTAACCGGGTGCGCTCCGGTAGTTGGATGCCAGTAAATGAATCCATTCACAAATTCGTTACGCCGCCCCACACCATCCGGAACACCCAACTCATCCGACTTCGGCCACGTCAAAAAAATCTGCGGCCCACCTAATTGCTCATACTTCACCCGAATCGCACCACACACCCTAAAAGGACTCGGCCAATACGTCCGACAATCCTGCCCCACCCCACGAAAACCCACACCCTGCCTCACCAGGCACCAAACCCTCACGATCAGGAGCGGTCACTGTGGTATCTATCTCTTCTATCTCTCCAAGCATGTCCCCAATCTGGGTGCTTTCATCTTTCATATCCTGCGCCTGAGATGCAGGAACCGTCGCTAGAACCGTCCCGGCCGCAAAGACCAGACTGAGAAATTTCATCACAGGACGCATGACAACCACCGTCATAAAAATGTTAGGGAAAGTAAATTAAACACTATCCTACACGAAACGTCTGCTATGTGGCCAAATTCACAGTGGTCACCCGAACGAGGGTGCGCAACACGCCTCCCTCACCATAGATGCGCGAAGAAATAACGTGAGGTCTCACCCTTCCTCATCGCTGTTCTCAGCTACAGTTTGTCGTCGATGAGAGACTGTACGGACGAGGGGTCGGCGTCGGACAGCATCTGACGGCAGCGGTCGTATTCGGCATCGTCGTCAATCATCTTCGACGCCAACGCCAAGGCCGCAATAGCGCGCAACACCCCTTGATTTGGGCGATGGTCGAAAGGCACCGGACCCCAACCCTTCCAACCATTGGCACGCAAACGATCCAAACTACGATGGTAGCCTGTCCGAGCAGCCGCATACGCAGCAACCCGCTGATCATCGGTCTCGGCACTCCCGATGGCACGCTCAGCAATCGTCGCCCAGACCAAAGGGCTTTCGGGGTGCTTGAGTGCGGTCTCAACGCCAATATCCGCAGGAATATTCTCTTCGGGAAGCTTCACTGGAGGCGGGGCCATCATATCTTTCATCTCAACCATGGCCCCCATTGTAGGGACTTTCATGGGAAGTATGGGGAGCGCACCCGATGAGTATCCCACCCCAGTGGCGCAGGCCTTAACCTAACTAGTACCTTAATCTTAGATGAAACAAAGCTAAGAAAGCGACGTTATGCGGCCTACCAAACAACCTCTACTTCTCACGCTTCTCCTCAGCACGGGACTATGTATCAGTGCGTGCGGCTCAGACGAAGACTCACCCGAACCGCAGGCACAGTTCTCGGCTGTGAGCACGGATTCGGAAGGTTCGCCCGATTCGGAAGACTCGGCTGATTCGGAGCGTGATTCCTCTGAGGACGTGAACCCCACGTCTGAGGCCCCGTCAGAAGAGGCTAAAGCGCCCCAGGAGGACCACGAGGCTTCGGCGCCGAACCCCGTGGGCGAATGCACCACGGAGGCTATGCAGGGCGTCGCTCCCATGCCCAATCCGAGTGTCATGGATTGTGATGGCCATATAGCAAGAGTGGGCCAGCCAAACACTGACTGGATCGCAGTCATGGTGTTTAACGGCCGCGGTTGGGCACATGTCAAACCCATCGGCGAGACAACCGGCTTGGGAATGACACAGTCGTGCTATTCCGCAGAGCAATTGGCCACCGGCTCTGCGTCCATCGTCGACAAAATCCCGAACACTGGGAATAGAGAATGTGTCGCCCGCTGACATCCTGCACAGCAGCCAACATCTTCTAAGAAGGCCTCACATGTAAGCGGCGCCCCAGAGGGGCGCCCGGTTACGTATCCCGGACTCTAGCCCAGGATCTGGCGGCCCATCACCATGCGGCAGATCTGGTTCGTACCTTCGTAGATCTGGGTGATCTTCGCGTCACGCATCATGCGCTCCAGCGGGAAGTCGCGGGTGAATCCGTAGCCACCCAACAGCTGAACCGCATCCACGGTCACCTGCATGGCCACATCAGAGGCGAAAGCCTTGGAACCTGCAGCCATCAGGCCCAGCTTCTCTCCGCCCTCTGCAACACCACGCTCAGCATTGGATGCCGCGGTGTAAATCATGAGACGTGCGGCGTCGATCTTCATCTTCATGTCCGCCAACATGAACTGGGTGTTCTGGAAGTCGGCGATGGCCTTACCGAACTGCTTACGCTCCTTGACGTACTTCACGGCCTCGTCGAACGCACCCTGGGCGATACCCAGCGCCTGCGCGCCGATCGTTGGACGGGTGTGGTCCAAGGTCTGCAGGGCGGTCTTGAAACCGGTTCCCTCCTCACCGATCATGCGTGACGCAGGAACGCGGCAATCCTCGAAGAGCAACTCGGCCGTGGGGGAACCCTTGATGCCCAGCTTGTGCTCGTAGCCAGACACGGAGAATCCTGGATCATCCTTGTGCACCATGAACGCGGAGATTCCGCGGGCGCCAGCCTCCGGATCCGTCACGGCCATCACGGTGTACCAGGTGGACTTTCCACCATTGGTGATGAAGCACTTGGAGCCGTTGATGACCCACTCGTCGCCCTCGCGCACAGCGCGGGTCTTCATGGATGCTGCGTCAGAGCCTGCTTCGCGCTCTGTCAGAGCGTAGGAAGCCATCGCACCCTGGGCGATGTCACCCAGCACTTCCTTCTTCAGCTCCTCGGAGCCGTTCAGGATCAGGCCCATCGTACCCAGCTTGTTCACCGCGGGGATCAGGGAGGAGGAGGCACACACGCGAGCAACCTCTTCAATAACAATCACAGCCGCCAGGGAATCGCCGCCCTGACCACCAAACTCCTCGGGAACGTGCAACGCATTGAAGCCCGCAGCATTCAAGGCATCCAGGGCCTCCTGTGGGAAACGCTCGTTTTCATCCACGTCCTTCGCATGAGGAGCAATCTCACTCTCAGCGAGATCGCGGATGGCTGCACGTAGCTCCAGGTATTCCTCTGGAAGCTGGAAAAGATCGAAATCTGGGTTAAATCCCATGCCTATGTATTCCCTTCGAATAGTGGCGACTGAGTTCTTTCTCATCATGTTATCTGTTTCCGCCTGTAGACTGCAGAAGCCCTAGAGCGTTCTGGGGGTAGCGAGTGGCGGATTGGCACGATCGCGCTGCCAATCCTGCACCACATCGCCGCCATCCCGCCCTTTTCCCGCACCCTCATAAGAGCTGTACATCAGCTACTGATTACAATTCGGACACAATCTGCCTCTGAGGCTCCATATTTCGACATATCACTTTCATGTTCCACCTCTTCCAGATACTTTAGGTGCATGACTTTCCACTCACCCCGTCTGAACGAGCGCTCCCAGGCTCGCCGTCACGGCCGTAGCGCAGCAGTTGTTCTTGTGGCCTCCGCCGCCCTCGGGCTCACTGGGTGTGCAGAAAACAACACCACCAACGAAGCTGAGTTCTCCAGCGCCGCAACCCGCCAGGAAACCCAGGCCGAACCCACTGGAGACACACCACGCACGTCGCAATGCAAAACCTCCAACTTGGAATTGAGCGTTGCCAACCTCCAAGGCGCAGCCGGCTCCAAGGACTTCGACATTGTCTTTAAGAACATCGGCGACGAAAAGTGCACCCTGGAAGGCTATCCAGGGGTATCCCTGGTGACCGACAACAACGGAACCCAGCTGGGCGAGGCCGCCGAACGTGAGAACGGCGTGAAGCCCAAGCCCGTCACCCTCGCGCCGGAAGCCACCGCCACCGCAGCCGTGAGCCTCACCAACGCCGGTGCCCTCCCTCCCCACGAATGCCAGCCCACGCTCGCCGACGGACTGCGCGTGTACCCGCCCAACGAAACCGCCTCCGCATTCATCAAGGTCAATGACCTGGAAGGATGCCACGGCAAAGAGAAGCTCCTCAAGGTACTCCCCGTAACGTCTGACGCTTAATCGGCGCATACATCACCGCACGCTACACAGCGCAAAACGCCAAAAAGGGAACACTCTGCACCCGTGCCAGGTAGGGTAACCACCATGCTTGGGATCCTCGTGTTCGCGCTGTGTGCCCGCGTCCTCCAGCTGAGCCAACGAACCCTCTACTGGGACGACCTGGTCATCCCCGCACACTTCAGCCCCTTAAGCCTCACCGGCGAACACTCCCTGTTCAGGCTCTACGACGGCCACCTCATGCCCGCCTCCGCGCTGGTCCAAGTCCTCGTCCACAACGCCGCACCCCTGGCGTGGTGGCTCCCCGCCCTCATCATCGTGGCACTCACGCTCGCCAGCGCACTCGCCTGGATCCCCGTGGTGCGCCTGCTGCTCCCACACCACCCCCACGCGCAGAGGCTGACCTTCGCAGCACTGGTGTTCTCCCCCTTCCTCATGGACGCTGCCGGCTGGTGGTCCGCCGCCCTCAACGCCTACGCCTGGCAGCTGTGTGCCGCGGGCATGCTGTGGGCCCTCCTCGCGCCGGACTCGCCTCGCGCAGCATCCCCTGCAACAACCCGCGCAACAACTTGCACAACAACCCGGCGTTGGCTACTCCCCCTCCTCATCCTGCTCGCCGGCCTGCTCTTCACCGAGAAATGCCTCACCATCGTCCCACTGATCGCAGCAGTGCTCCTCCTGCGCCGCACACCGCGCGCGCAGCTCCTCCCCCTCGGTCCAGCCTGCGCACTCTGGGCAGGCTGGATCGCGCTCTATGCCACCCTTTCCCACACTGCCGAACACGACGCGCACCCCTCCGGCCTCATGGAGGCCCTGCCGGACGCACTCACCCAAGCCATCCTCCCCGGCACACTCGGCGGACCCTGGGGCTGGGAACGCTGGACACCCGCGAAAGCCTACGCAGCCACCCCCTTCATCCTCAGCGCGCTGTCCGTCATCGCAATCCTTGCAGCGCTGTTCCTTCTTCTCCGCCGCTCTCCTCACCCCCGCCGCACACTCTGTGCCCTCGGCATCTCCCTGGCCTACCTCGCTGCCCTGCTCTGGCTGCTGCACAGCACCCGCGACAGCGAGCACACCTCCGGCGTACTCCTGCGCAGCATGCACTACTATGCCGACTGGTGGACAGCCACGATTGTTCTGGTGGCTGCAACGAGCGCGCGCCCGGCGTCGAATATAAAAAACAACGTATGCACCGCCATCATCACCACCCTGCTCATCGTTTCCTCCACCCTCTCCCTGGCCACCTGGACATGGGCGTGGAAGGACGACCCCACCCGCGACTACCTCACCAACCTCCGCACGTCCATCCGCGAACACCCGCAACCCATGCTGCAACAACAGGCACCGCTGAACATCCTCCTGCCCGTGCTGCACCCCTACAACCTGATCGGCAACATCACCGGCCATGGCTCTGCCGACGCCACCGACCGCCCCACCATGATCGACGACCACGGGCGACTCACCGAAGGGCGCGTCGGCGGATTCTCCCGCACGAGCCCCGGCAACGAACCCAGCTGCGGCACACGCATCTACGCCGGACACAGCGGCTTCATCCACATCGACAACGACCTCCCCTTCGGCGAATGGACATGGGAACTCAACGCCGCCGCCACTCACCCGCACACGACCGTCACCCTGACCACGCCTAACGGACTGGAAACATTATCCGACGCCGAAGCGCGCGCCAGCCACGCCTCCATCGGAACCGAGCTCGCTACGCAATGGGTCAGAGTCTCCGGCGGAGGAGGGTTAATCAGAATCGACGTGCACAATCCAGCGCCAGACGCCAGCGTGTGCATCGGCGCCGGCGCGGTCGGGCCGCTCATTCTGGCAGAATAGGTGAGCACGCACGACGTCTAGGAGAACAGTAGACAAGACGTCACACACCAACCGGGAGACAACATGGCAGGTGGGCTGGTAGCGCTACTCGACGACGTAGCACTCATCGCACGAACCGCAGCAGCAAACATCGACGACGTCAGCGCCATGGCTGGAAAAACCACAGCCAAAACAGTCGGCGTGGTGGTAGACGACGCCGCCGTCACACCCAAATTCGTCGACGGAGTATCCCCCGCCCGGGAAATCCCCATCATCTGGCGCATCGCCAAAGGCAGCCTGGTCAACAAACTGCTGATCATTCTGCCCATCGCGCTGCTTCTGTCCTCCTTCGCGCCGTGGGCGCTCACCCCACTGCTCATGTGCGGAGGGCTCTATCTGGCCTTCGAAGGGGCGGAGAAGATCGTGGAACTCTTCGGCGGCGGTCATGCCGAGAGCCATGAAGAAAAGGCCAAGGATGAAGACTCCCTGGTCAAAAGCGCGGTGATGACCGACTTCATCCTCTCCGCGGAGATCATGGTGATCTCCTTGAACGAGGTGGCCGACCAGAGCCTCGGCATGCGCGCCGCAGTCCTGGCGATCGTGGGATTGATCGTCACGCTGGGCGTGTACGGCGTGGTTGGTCTGCTGGTGAAGATGGACGACATCGGACTGCACCTCGCCCGACAGGACCGAGGTGGACTTCAAAAGTTCGGGCAAGGCATGGTAAACGCCATGCCGAAGGTCCTGGCCACCATCGGAGTGATCGGAACCTTCGCCATGCTGTGGGTGGGAGGCCACATCCTGCTGGTCGGCACTGACGAGCTGGGCTGGCACTGGCCGTACCACACCGTGCACCACATCGTGGAGAGCATCCACCACCTGGGTTCGGTGGTGCAATGGATCGTCGAGACCTTCTTCTCCATGATCTTCGGACTTGTTGCAGGATTTATCATTGTGGGGATAATCCATCTTCTCCCAGGGAAGAAGCATTAAAACACTAGACACGGAGGATCACATGATTGATGCCACCAACGTCGCACTCGTCTTCGAAGGCGGAGGTATGCGCAACGCCTACACCGCAGGCTGTATCGACCGGCTCCTTGCCGAAGACGTGAAGTTCGGCTGGGTCGGCGGTATTTCCGCCGGTGCGACCCATACCGTCAACTTCCTGTCCAGATCCAGGGAACGCAACCGCAAGAGCTTTGTGGAACTCGGCGCGGACCCCTCCACCGGTGGTGTGAAGTCCTTCCTCCGCGGCACCGGATACTTCAACGCCGAATACATCTACGAGCAAATTGGCCTGCCCGACGAAGCGCTGCCCTACGATTTCGAGACCTTCGCCGCAAGCGACACGCCCTTGCGCATCGCGGCCATGAATGCCCGCACGGGAGAGACCATCAATTGGAGCCGTGAGGACATGGACACCATGCCCAAGCTCATGAAGAGAGTACGGGCAAGCTCCACGTTGCCGGGGCTCATGCCCGTCCCCGAGTTCGACGGAGAGGAATACGTGGATGGCGCCCTGGGAGAATCCGGCGGATTGATCACCCAAGCTGCCCTGGACGACGGCTTCGAGAAGCTGCTCATCTTGCGCACCCGGCCTCGCGGTTATGAGAGGAAACCTCCCCGGAGCCCGCAGATGATCCGGCGGCTGCTGCGCAACCGTCCCGTGGTG encodes:
- a CDS encoding DUF4232 domain-containing protein; the protein is MTFHSPRLNERSQARRHGRSAAVVLVASAALGLTGCAENNTTNEAEFSSAATRQETQAEPTGDTPRTSQCKTSNLELSVANLQGAAGSKDFDIVFKNIGDEKCTLEGYPGVSLVTDNNGTQLGEAAERENGVKPKPVTLAPEATATAAVSLTNAGALPPHECQPTLADGLRVYPPNETASAFIKVNDLEGCHGKEKLLKVLPVTSDA
- a CDS encoding acyl-CoA dehydrogenase family protein; the protein is MGFNPDFDLFQLPEEYLELRAAIRDLAESEIAPHAKDVDENERFPQEALDALNAAGFNALHVPEEFGGQGGDSLAAVIVIEEVARVCASSSLIPAVNKLGTMGLILNGSEELKKEVLGDIAQGAMASYALTEREAGSDAASMKTRAVREGDEWVINGSKCFITNGGKSTWYTVMAVTDPEAGARGISAFMVHKDDPGFSVSGYEHKLGIKGSPTAELLFEDCRVPASRMIGEEGTGFKTALQTLDHTRPTIGAQALGIAQGAFDEAVKYVKERKQFGKAIADFQNTQFMLADMKMKIDAARLMIYTAASNAERGVAEGGEKLGLMAAGSKAFASDVAMQVTVDAVQLLGGYGFTRDFPLERMMRDAKITQIYEGTNQICRMVMGRQILG
- a CDS encoding patatin-like phospholipase family protein, encoding MIDATNVALVFEGGGMRNAYTAGCIDRLLAEDVKFGWVGGISAGATHTVNFLSRSRERNRKSFVELGADPSTGGVKSFLRGTGYFNAEYIYEQIGLPDEALPYDFETFAASDTPLRIAAMNARTGETINWSREDMDTMPKLMKRVRASSTLPGLMPVPEFDGEEYVDGALGESGGLITQAALDDGFEKLLILRTRPRGYERKPPRSPQMIRRLLRNRPVVAEAMITRHERYNASVALIDKLEAEGKAHVFYPDRMKIANTERNFDRLEQAFNYGVVQTLNEWDDWMRFIES
- a CDS encoding DUF3151 domain-containing protein, whose product is MVEMKDMMAPPPVKLPEENIPADIGVETALKHPESPLVWATIAERAIGSAETDDQRVAAYAAARTGYHRSLDRLRANGWKGWGPVPFDHRPNQGVLRAIAALALASKMIDDDAEYDRCRQMLSDADPSSVQSLIDDKL
- a CDS encoding DUF808 domain-containing protein, with translation MAGGLVALLDDVALIARTAAANIDDVSAMAGKTTAKTVGVVVDDAAVTPKFVDGVSPAREIPIIWRIAKGSLVNKLLIILPIALLLSSFAPWALTPLLMCGGLYLAFEGAEKIVELFGGGHAESHEEKAKDEDSLVKSAVMTDFILSAEIMVISLNEVADQSLGMRAAVLAIVGLIVTLGVYGVVGLLVKMDDIGLHLARQDRGGLQKFGQGMVNAMPKVLATIGVIGTFAMLWVGGHILLVGTDELGWHWPYHTVHHIVESIHHLGSVVQWIVETFFSMIFGLVAGFIIVGIIHLLPGKKH